ACCGCGATCGTGTGCTCGAAGTGCGCGGCGCGCCCCCCGCGCAGTGAACGGATGGTCCAACCGTCGTCGTCGTACCCGTAGGCGCTGTTGCCGCCGGCAATGAACATCGGCTCGATCGCGATGGTCAGGCCGGGCGCCAAACGCATTCCCTTGCCGCGTCGCCCCTGGTTGGGCACGAACGGATCCATGTGCATTTCCCGCCCGATCCCGTGCCCGCCATGATCCTCAAGGTTCCCGAACTTCCCCTTGCGCGCAACGCGGTCAACCGCATAACCAATGTCGCCGATGTGCGCGCCGGGAACCGCGGCCGCAATGCCGTCCATGAGGGCCTGCTCGGTTGCATCCAGCAACGCCTGATCCGCGGCAGACGCCTTGCCGATAACGAAACTCAAAGCCGCATCCGACGCCCACCCGTTCAGGACCGCCCCGAAATCCAGCGAAACCAGGTCGCCCTCCTGCAGGACCTGATCGGTGGGGACCCCGTGCACGATCGCGTCATTGACCGATGCGCACACCACGCCCGGGAACGGGGACGGCGCCCACGACGGGTGGTACCCCAAGAACGGGGAGGTGGCACCGGCGGCGTCAAGGACCTTCTTGCCGACACTGTCCAGGTCCAGCAGCGAAACGCCCGGCGCGGCCGCGGCCTTCATCTGCTGCAACGCCTGCGCCACGACCCGGCCGGTTTCACGCATCTGTTCTATTTCTTGGGAATTCTTCAACTCAACCATGGTCCGTACCCTACTCGCGTTCGCGCCCAAGTGAGAATGATCATCGACTTGTGGATAACTATTGGCAACCCCGTAAACGCAGGCCCGCAAGCAGGTTCCGCACCGCAGACCTTCCAGCAGGGAATGAAACGCCCCCGCTACAGTGTTGAATACAGCGAACAGATCAAGGGCGCCAGCCGCGCCGCAGCCAGTGGCGCGATGCGCCGCACGTTAGGGGAACATATGTCTACGGTGGAAATCACCAAGGAGAACTTCTCGGACACCATCGCGCAGAACGACATCGTGCTGGTTGATTTCTGGGCGGAGTGGTGTGGTCCGTGCCGCCAATTCGGGCCCGTCTTCGAGGCCTCCTCGAAAAAGCATGAGGACATCGTCTTCGGCAAGCTCGACACCGAAGCGCAGCAGGAACTGGCCGCCGCCGCGGGCATCACTTCCATCCCCACGATCATGGCGTTCCGAGAGGGAGTGCTGGTGTTTTCGCAGCCGGGGGCGCTGCGCGCACCGCAACTTGAGGAGGTCATCTCTGCCGTCAAGGACCTCAACATGGAAGAAGTGCACGCCTCCATCGCCGCAGAGAAGGCGCAAACCAACTAATTCGGTAGGCTTGATCGGACCCGATCGCGCGGCATTATTACCGACGAGGCCCGCCCCACCGGGGCCACGCCGGCCGCTGCGCGGCCGCGGCGGTAAGGTGCGGTCCTTGAGGTCAGCGCCGCCGATGGCAGACCATTCACGGAAGGGAATGTGATGGCGAACCAGACGCCAGTTCGAAACACGCGCCAGCGGGCAGCCGTGAGGGCAGGCCTGGATCATGAACCGCGCTTCATATCGGCCCAAGATCTGCACATGAAGCTGCGCAACGCCGGCGAATCCGTTGGGCTCGCCACCGTCTACAGGGTGCTAGCCGAGCTGGTGAAGGCCGGTGACGCAGACTCGATTCACACCGAAGACGGAACTCAGCTGTTTCGCGCGTGCGCGGATGCGGAAGGGCATCACCACCACCTGATTTGCGTCGACTGCGGAGCGACCGTCGAAATTGACCCCCCGGTTGAGGCGTGGGTGGATGCCGTGTGCGCGAAGAACGGTTTCACGCCCATTCGCCACGTGCTGGACGTCTTTGGCAGGTGCGCAACGTGCAGCTCCGGCCGCTGGGACGCTGACTAGAACGGCAGTTTGAAGGCGCGGCGGGCCCCGGGCTCGGGGCGCGCCGCCACGCCTGAGAACCAGTCCTCCATCCGCCGGTAGGCGTCGGCGCGCGCCTTGCGGCGGGACAAGAAAACGTCATGGATCGCGCCGCTGATCCGGTTGACCGTCACCGTTTGGCCGAGCTTGAGAGCGGCCTTGGCGATCTCGTCCACCACCAAAACCGTGTCGCAGCGGGTCAGCTGATCGCTCCAGCGCGTGGGCGGCGCGAACTTCTCGGAGAGCAAAACGCAAATCGGCACCTTTATGTCCAAACCCGCCTGCACGGTCGCGTGTCCCACAAGGATCGCCTTGAGCCACGCCGCGCGCACGGCCGTGGTGTGCTCGGGCCGCCACGCCTCGTTGATCACCATGGGCTGTGCCGGGTCCGCGCACGCCCGCTGGGCGCGCGCGTAGAAACCGAAATCAATGTTCGGGGCCGCGTTGTGGGGAGTCAAGGATGCTTGCAAATTCACGATCGGGGCTATGGCGGTTCGCACGGTAGCGCTGAGCTGGAATTCCAGCCACGGCGAGTTGAGGATCAGCGCGCTCGCGGCGCCGGGGTGGCGCGCCACCCACAGCGACCAGATCAGTCCGCCCGTCGAATGGCCCATGGGGATGAGGCGGCGCGGCTTGGTGCCCGGGGGTAGGTCTTGCTTGATGACCGTGAGAGCGGCCTCGATGTCCTCGTCATACTCGGTCAGGTCCGTGATGAAGCCCGCCGTTTGCCCCGGGCGTAGGCTACGCCCATATTTGCGCAGGTCGAGTGCGAAGAAGCGGGCGCCGCGGTCCGTGAAGAAACGGGCCAGTTGCGTTTGGAAAAAGTAGTCCGACCAGCCGTGGATGTAGAGGATGTCCACGTCATCGAGCGGGCGGGCGACCGGGCGCAGGTGTCGAAGCTGCGGGGCAGACGGGAGGCTGCGGACCAAGGTGGCGACGACGGGTCCCTCGTCATCGCTCCGTAAATCGAGGGTCAGCGCCTCGAAACCCGGTCCCAAAATGTCCGGCGACCACCCGTTAGCCTGTGCGGTGTCCATGCCTTTAGTGTTGCAGAAGCCGGCCGTTGGCAGCCAGACATTACCTCAAGGCCCCGCGATCCGCGGTTGCCGACCAGCGACCGCTGCGCCTATCGATCCTTATGGGGTGCGAAAAGCAGTCGGTGACGCGTTTGGAGGTAATCACGTCGCGCACGTGGCTTCCCATCGGCAACTATTGCGGCACCGGGTAAGCCTGCTTGGGGCCGAAGGTGTTGCGATTACAAGCGCCCCCTACAGGACTCGAACCTGCAACCTACGGATTAGAAGGCCGTCGCTCTATCCATTGAGCTAAGGGGGCACCCACGATCTTACTAAGTCCTGAGCCGGCAGTGCACCGCGCGTCCACGCCGAAGAAGTTATCCACATTCGCTCGGTGACGCCGCACCCAGCAGGGCGGCGGGCCCACCAT
This is a stretch of genomic DNA from Rarobacter incanus. It encodes these proteins:
- the trxA gene encoding thioredoxin gives rise to the protein MSTVEITKENFSDTIAQNDIVLVDFWAEWCGPCRQFGPVFEASSKKHEDIVFGKLDTEAQQELAAAAGITSIPTIMAFREGVLVFSQPGALRAPQLEEVISAVKDLNMEEVHASIAAEKAQTN
- a CDS encoding Fur family transcriptional regulator — translated: MANQTPVRNTRQRAAVRAGLDHEPRFISAQDLHMKLRNAGESVGLATVYRVLAELVKAGDADSIHTEDGTQLFRACADAEGHHHHLICVDCGATVEIDPPVEAWVDAVCAKNGFTPIRHVLDVFGRCATCSSGRWDAD
- the map gene encoding type I methionyl aminopeptidase gives rise to the protein MVELKNSQEIEQMRETGRVVAQALQQMKAAAAPGVSLLDLDSVGKKVLDAAGATSPFLGYHPSWAPSPFPGVVCASVNDAIVHGVPTDQVLQEGDLVSLDFGAVLNGWASDAALSFVIGKASAADQALLDATEQALMDGIAAAVPGAHIGDIGYAVDRVARKGKFGNLEDHGGHGIGREMHMDPFVPNQGRRGKGMRLAPGLTIAIEPMFIAGGNSAYGYDDDGWTIRSLRGGRAAHFEHTIAVTSDGPVILTQV
- a CDS encoding alpha/beta hydrolase; its protein translation is MDTAQANGWSPDILGPGFEALTLDLRSDDEGPVVATLVRSLPSAPQLRHLRPVARPLDDVDILYIHGWSDYFFQTQLARFFTDRGARFFALDLRKYGRSLRPGQTAGFITDLTEYDEDIEAALTVIKQDLPPGTKPRRLIPMGHSTGGLIWSLWVARHPGAASALILNSPWLEFQLSATVRTAIAPIVNLQASLTPHNAAPNIDFGFYARAQRACADPAQPMVINEAWRPEHTTAVRAAWLKAILVGHATVQAGLDIKVPICVLLSEKFAPPTRWSDQLTRCDTVLVVDEIAKAALKLGQTVTVNRISGAIHDVFLSRRKARADAYRRMEDWFSGVAARPEPGARRAFKLPF